A single region of the Brachypodium distachyon strain Bd21 chromosome 3, Brachypodium_distachyon_v3.0, whole genome shotgun sequence genome encodes:
- the LOC100834621 gene encoding transmembrane protein 120 homolog isoform X1 — MAEETAEAAARVAEQARELQDAAAALMSRARAEEEALRRRAAALAGELGRLRKAAAAAAGHADREKVEEDLDRAACLMSDGDIASIVPSKAHGTFLKVLLGPVNLRARKEVQLKVKEEYNSYRDRTAVVFLGFPMILLFLRTWLWNGCFPALPVQLYQAWLLFLYTTLALRENILRVNGSDIRPWWVSHHYCAMLMALVSLTWEIKGQPDCARKQRGVELFLCWAVMQGFAMMLQNRYQRQRLYTRIALGKAKRMDVVWGETAGVEGQLLLLCPVLFLLQVFEGYVGFLLLRTAHRGIIPEWQVVVCGILLIAMAIGNFANTVDTLMVKSRFKAKMKKSKSKRDLAACTSPTGSSLTNSAAGA, encoded by the exons atggcggaggagacggcggaggcggcggcccgcgTGGCGGAGCAGGCGCGGGAGCTgcaggacgcggcggcggcgctcatgtctcgggcgcgggcggaggaggaggcgctgcgccgccgcgccgcggcaCTCGCGGGGGAGCTCGGACGTCTGcgcaaggccgccgccgccgccgctgggcaCGCCGACCGTGAGAAG gttgaggaggacttggaTCGAGCGGCATGCCTCATGAGCGACGGCGACATCGCGTCGATCGTCCCGAGCAAGGCGCACG GCACTTTTTTGAAGGTGCTCTTGGGCCCAGTGAATCTCCGGGCAAGGAAGGAGGTGCAGCTCAAGGTGAAGGAGGAATACAATAGCTACAGG GATAGGACTGCAGTAGTGTTTCTTGGTTTCCCGATGATTCTGTTGTTTCTTCGAACATGGTTATGGAATGGATGCTTCCCAGCATTGCCAGTTCAGCTATACCAG GCTTGGCTGTTATTCCTGTATACAACTTTAGCTTTGCGAGAGAACATTTTGCGAGTTAATGGAAGTGATATCCGTCCTTG GTGGGTAAGCCATCACTATTGTGCCATGCTGATGGCTCTTGTAAGTCTCACATGGGAGATTAAAGGACAACCTGACTGTGCACGTAAACAG AGAGGTGTTGAGCTGTTTCTGTGCTGGGCTGTGATGCAAGGTTTTGCCATGATGTTGCAGAACAGATACCAACGTCAAAGACTATATACTCGGATTGCTTTAGGGAAG GCTAAAAGAATGGACGTAGTGTGGGGGGAGACTGCTGGTGTTGAAGGTCAATTATTGCTGTTGTGTCCTGTCCTCTTTCTGTTACAG GTCTTTGAGGGTTATGTTGGATTTTTACTTCTTCGGACAGCTCATAGAGGCATCATCCCTGAGTGGCAG GTTGTGGTGTGTGGGATCCTGCTTATTGCAATGGCAATTGGCAACTTTGCAAACACAGTGGATACATTGATGGTCAAGTCAAGATTCAAAGCGAAAATGAAGAAATCCAAAAGCAAACGTGATCTTGCTGCGTGCACCTCACCAACTGGCTCATCGCTGACAAattcggcagctggagcttga
- the LOC100834621 gene encoding transmembrane protein 120 homolog isoform X2 yields MVEEDLDRAACLMSDGDIASIVPSKAHGTFLKVLLGPVNLRARKEVQLKVKEEYNSYRDRTAVVFLGFPMILLFLRTWLWNGCFPALPVQLYQAWLLFLYTTLALRENILRVNGSDIRPWWVSHHYCAMLMALVSLTWEIKGQPDCARKQRGVELFLCWAVMQGFAMMLQNRYQRQRLYTRIALGKAKRMDVVWGETAGVEGQLLLLCPVLFLLQVFEGYVGFLLLRTAHRGIIPEWQVVVCGILLIAMAIGNFANTVDTLMVKSRFKAKMKKSKSKRDLAACTSPTGSSLTNSAAGA; encoded by the exons ATG gttgaggaggacttggaTCGAGCGGCATGCCTCATGAGCGACGGCGACATCGCGTCGATCGTCCCGAGCAAGGCGCACG GCACTTTTTTGAAGGTGCTCTTGGGCCCAGTGAATCTCCGGGCAAGGAAGGAGGTGCAGCTCAAGGTGAAGGAGGAATACAATAGCTACAGG GATAGGACTGCAGTAGTGTTTCTTGGTTTCCCGATGATTCTGTTGTTTCTTCGAACATGGTTATGGAATGGATGCTTCCCAGCATTGCCAGTTCAGCTATACCAG GCTTGGCTGTTATTCCTGTATACAACTTTAGCTTTGCGAGAGAACATTTTGCGAGTTAATGGAAGTGATATCCGTCCTTG GTGGGTAAGCCATCACTATTGTGCCATGCTGATGGCTCTTGTAAGTCTCACATGGGAGATTAAAGGACAACCTGACTGTGCACGTAAACAG AGAGGTGTTGAGCTGTTTCTGTGCTGGGCTGTGATGCAAGGTTTTGCCATGATGTTGCAGAACAGATACCAACGTCAAAGACTATATACTCGGATTGCTTTAGGGAAG GCTAAAAGAATGGACGTAGTGTGGGGGGAGACTGCTGGTGTTGAAGGTCAATTATTGCTGTTGTGTCCTGTCCTCTTTCTGTTACAG GTCTTTGAGGGTTATGTTGGATTTTTACTTCTTCGGACAGCTCATAGAGGCATCATCCCTGAGTGGCAG GTTGTGGTGTGTGGGATCCTGCTTATTGCAATGGCAATTGGCAACTTTGCAAACACAGTGGATACATTGATGGTCAAGTCAAGATTCAAAGCGAAAATGAAGAAATCCAAAAGCAAACGTGATCTTGCTGCGTGCACCTCACCAACTGGCTCATCGCTGACAAattcggcagctggagcttga